In Paroedura picta isolate Pp20150507F chromosome 1, Ppicta_v3.0, whole genome shotgun sequence, the following are encoded in one genomic region:
- the GANAB gene encoding neutral alpha-glucosidase AB isoform X1, whose protein sequence is MAAAGGRSTMVAVACLALLLGTVCAVDRGNFKTCDQSSFCKRQRNVKAGNSPYRALLNSLQLSQDSMKIQLVNEANKVPLLLEIYGLKGNMTRIRINELSPLKPRYEVPDVLVGDPPTTRLSVMGRDDNSVELSLGEGTHKLILTAKPFRMDLLEGRELVLSVNSRGLLVFEHLRLKKDSFSDKVSSTVVSMWDRIKNLFSREASKEPATKEEEAAEASESSLPTEQESTESEKSEEAVKEADEAEEEPGSWEETFKTHTDSKTNGPTSVGLDFSLPGVENVYGIPEHAENLRLRTTEGGDPYRLYNLDVFQYELYNPMALYGAVPVLLAHNTQRTLGIFWLNAAETWVDITSNTAGKTLFGKMLDYMQGGGETPQTDVRWMSESGIIDVFLLLGPSPKDIFRQYGSLTGTQALPPLFALAYHQSRWNYNDEDDVSDVDNGFDEHDIPYDVIWLDIEHTDGKRYFTWDPNKFSQPREMLQRLIDKRRKLVSIVDPHIKVDSSYRIYNEIRSRDLYTKTKDGSNYEGWCWPGSAGYPDFTNPEMRACWSSFFAYDQYEGSLENLYTWNDMNEPSIFNGPEMTMHKDAVHKGGWEHRDVHNLYGFYVHMATALGQVERSGGVERPFVLSRAFFAGSQRYGAVWTGDNAAEWDHLKISIPMCLSLGLVGISFCGADVGGFFKSPEPELLVRWYQAGAYQPFFRAHAHVDTIRREPWLFGEENKALIRDAIRERYALLPFWYTAFYHSYRTGQAVMRPLWVEYPQDVTTFSIDDQYLIGDALLVHPVTAQGARGVQVYLPGKGEVWYDVRTHQKLHAPQTLYLTVTMSSIPVYQRGGSIVARKERVRRSSDCMQNDPYTLYVALGPQGTAKGDIFVDDGHTYNFETKGQYLHRRFSFSGNTLTASSADPKGSYETSAWIEKVVILGAGKPAAVFLKQTGVAETRLDFSHEAETSVLTLRKPAVNIGADWSIALR, encoded by the exons CTCCACAATGGTGGCTGTCGCTTGCTTAGCTCTTTTGCTGGGGACCGTCTGTGCTGTGGACAGAGGCAACTTCAAGACCTGTGACCAGAGCTCCTTTTGCAA GCGCCAGAGGAATGTGAAGGCCGGAAACTCACCTTACAGGGCCCTGCTGAATTCGTTGCAGCTCAGCCAGGATTCTATGAAGATCCAGCTTGTCAATGAAGCCAACAAG GTACCTCTCCTGCTTGAAATCTACGGCTTGAAAGGGAACATGACCCGGATCCGGATCAATGAGCTGAGCCCACTCAAACCCCGCTACGAGGTACCAGATGTGTTAGTTGGGGACCCTCCTACTACCAG GTTATCAGTCATGGGCCGGGACGACAACAGCGTGGAGCTGTCCTTGGGCGAGGGGACCCACAAGCTCATCCTGACGGCCAAGCCGTTCCGCATGGACCTGCTGGAGGGGCGGGAGCTCGTGCTGAGCGTCAACTCCCGGGGGCTGCTCGTCTTTGAGCACCTGCGCCTAAAGAAGGACTC TTTCTCGGATAAAGTTAGTAGCACGGTCGTTAGCATGTGGGATAGGATCAAGAACCTTTTCTCTAG AGAAGCCTCGAAGGAGCCAGCGACCAAAGAGGAAGAGGCTGCTGAGGCCTCGGAATCTTCTTTGCCTACGGAGCAAGAATCCACAGAGAGTGAGAAG TCTGAGGAAGCCGTCAAAGAGGCAGACGAGGCCGAGGAGGAGCCAGGATCATGGGAAGAAACATTCAAGACCCACACCGATAGCAAGACCAATG GTCCAACGTCTGTGGGGCTAGACTTCTCACTCCCGGGTGTAGAGAATGTGTACGGCATCCCTGAACATGCAGAGAACCTCCGGCTACGGACAACTGA GGGAGGAGACCCATACCGCCTCTATAACTTGGATGTCTTCCAGTATGAGCTTTATAATCCCATGGCCCTGTACGGCGCAGTTCCTGTCCTCCTGGCTCATAATACCCAGCGCACCCTGGGGATCTTTTGGCTGAATGCAGCGGAGACCTGGGTGGATATCACTTCCAACACAGCTGGCAAG ACGCTGTTTGGgaagatgctggactacatgcAAGGCGGAGGCGAGACCCCTCAGACGGACGTCCGCTGGATGTCGGAGAGCGGTATCATCGACGTGTTCCTCTTGCTGGGGCCGTCCCCCAAGGACATTTTTAGGCAGTATGGGTCCCTCACGG GCACCCAGGCCCTCCCTCCGCTCTTCGCCCTGGCCTATCACCAGAGCCGCTGGAACTATAACGACGAGGACGACGTGAGCGACGTGGACAACGGCTTCGATGAGCACGACATCCCTTACGATGTCATCTGGCTGGACATCGAACACACCGACGGCAAGCGCTACTTCACGTGGGATCCCAACAAGTTTTCCCAGCCTCGGGAAATGCTGCAGCGGCTCATAGACAAGAGGCGCAAG TTGGTGAGCATCGTGGACCCTCACATCAAGGTGGACAGCAGCTACCGAATCTACAACGAGATCCGCTCCCGCGACCTTTACACCAAAACCAAGGACGGCAGCAACTACGAAGGCTGGTGCTGGCCAG gctCGGCAGGGTACCCTGACTTCACCAACCCCGAGATGCGGGCCTGTTGGTCCAGCTTCTTTGCCTATGACCAGTACGAG ggctccctggagaaccTCTACACCTGGAATGACATGAACGAGCCCTCCATCTTCAACGGGCCGGAGATGACCATGCACAAGGATGCCGTGCACAAAGGGGGCTGGGAGCACCGGGACGTCCACAACCTTTATGGGTTCTATGTG CACATGGCAACAGCACTCGGGCAGGTGGAGCGATCTGGCGGCGTGGAGAGGCCTTTCGTGCTGTCTCGAGCTTTCTTTGCTGGCTCACAGCGTTACG gCGCCGTGTGGACAGGGGACAATGCAGCCGAGTGGGACCACCTGAAGATCTCCATCCCCATGTGTCTAAGCCTCGGCCTTGTGGGAATCTCTTTCTGTGGAG CCGATGTGGGTGGCTTCTTCAAAAGCCCAGAGCCCGAGCTGCTGGTGCGCTGGTACCAAGCGGGAGCTTATCAGCCTTTCTTCCGGGCACATGCCCATGTGGACACCATCCGCCGGGAGCCCTGGCTGTTTGGCGAGGAGAACAAAGCCCTGATCCGCGATGCCATCCGTGAACGCTATGCCCTGCTGCCCTTCTGGTACACGGCCTTCTACCACAGCTACCGGACAGGACAGGCCGTCATGAG ACCCCTCTGGGTGGAATACCCCCAGGATGTTACCACGTTCAGCATTGATGACCAGTATCTTATTG GTGATGCCTTGTTGGTTCACCCAGTAACGGCCCAAGGGGCCCGAGGCGTGCAGGTCTACTTGCCTGGCAAAGGAGAG GTCTGGTATGATGTCCGCACTCACCAGAAGCTCCATGCTCCTCAGACCCTCTACTTAACAGTCACCATGAGCAGC ATCCCTGTGTACCAACGTGGTGGCAGCATCGTGGCCCGGAAGGAGCGGGTACGGCGGTCTTCGGATTGCATGCAGAACGACCCTTACACCCTCTATGTGGCCTTGGGCCCCCAG GGCACAGCAAAAGGGGACATCTTTGTTGACGATGGGCACACGTATAATTTTGAGACGAAGGGGCAGTACCTGCATCGTCGCTTCAGTTTCTCTGGCAACACCTTGACAGCCAG ctCTGCAGACCCTAAGGGCAGCTATGAAACTTCCGCCTGGATCGAGAAGGTGGTGATCCTGGGAGCTGGGAAACCAGCAGCCGTGTTCCTCAAACAAACTG GGGTAGCCGAGACCCGCCTGGACTTCTCGCATGAGGCTGAAACATCCGTCTTAACCCTTCGCAAGCCTGCAGTCAACATCGGGGCAGACTGGAGCATTGCTTTGCGATAA
- the GANAB gene encoding neutral alpha-glucosidase AB isoform X2, with protein sequence MAAAGGRSTMVAVACLALLLGTVCAVDRGNFKTCDQSSFCKRQRNVKAGNSPYRALLNSLQLSQDSMKIQLVNEANKVPLLLEIYGLKGNMTRIRINELSPLKPRYEVPDVLVGDPPTTRLSVMGRDDNSVELSLGEGTHKLILTAKPFRMDLLEGRELVLSVNSRGLLVFEHLRLKKDSEASKEPATKEEEAAEASESSLPTEQESTESEKSEEAVKEADEAEEEPGSWEETFKTHTDSKTNGPTSVGLDFSLPGVENVYGIPEHAENLRLRTTEGGDPYRLYNLDVFQYELYNPMALYGAVPVLLAHNTQRTLGIFWLNAAETWVDITSNTAGKTLFGKMLDYMQGGGETPQTDVRWMSESGIIDVFLLLGPSPKDIFRQYGSLTGTQALPPLFALAYHQSRWNYNDEDDVSDVDNGFDEHDIPYDVIWLDIEHTDGKRYFTWDPNKFSQPREMLQRLIDKRRKLVSIVDPHIKVDSSYRIYNEIRSRDLYTKTKDGSNYEGWCWPGSAGYPDFTNPEMRACWSSFFAYDQYEGSLENLYTWNDMNEPSIFNGPEMTMHKDAVHKGGWEHRDVHNLYGFYVHMATALGQVERSGGVERPFVLSRAFFAGSQRYGAVWTGDNAAEWDHLKISIPMCLSLGLVGISFCGADVGGFFKSPEPELLVRWYQAGAYQPFFRAHAHVDTIRREPWLFGEENKALIRDAIRERYALLPFWYTAFYHSYRTGQAVMRPLWVEYPQDVTTFSIDDQYLIGDALLVHPVTAQGARGVQVYLPGKGEVWYDVRTHQKLHAPQTLYLTVTMSSIPVYQRGGSIVARKERVRRSSDCMQNDPYTLYVALGPQGTAKGDIFVDDGHTYNFETKGQYLHRRFSFSGNTLTASSADPKGSYETSAWIEKVVILGAGKPAAVFLKQTGVAETRLDFSHEAETSVLTLRKPAVNIGADWSIALR encoded by the exons CTCCACAATGGTGGCTGTCGCTTGCTTAGCTCTTTTGCTGGGGACCGTCTGTGCTGTGGACAGAGGCAACTTCAAGACCTGTGACCAGAGCTCCTTTTGCAA GCGCCAGAGGAATGTGAAGGCCGGAAACTCACCTTACAGGGCCCTGCTGAATTCGTTGCAGCTCAGCCAGGATTCTATGAAGATCCAGCTTGTCAATGAAGCCAACAAG GTACCTCTCCTGCTTGAAATCTACGGCTTGAAAGGGAACATGACCCGGATCCGGATCAATGAGCTGAGCCCACTCAAACCCCGCTACGAGGTACCAGATGTGTTAGTTGGGGACCCTCCTACTACCAG GTTATCAGTCATGGGCCGGGACGACAACAGCGTGGAGCTGTCCTTGGGCGAGGGGACCCACAAGCTCATCCTGACGGCCAAGCCGTTCCGCATGGACCTGCTGGAGGGGCGGGAGCTCGTGCTGAGCGTCAACTCCCGGGGGCTGCTCGTCTTTGAGCACCTGCGCCTAAAGAAGGACTC AGAAGCCTCGAAGGAGCCAGCGACCAAAGAGGAAGAGGCTGCTGAGGCCTCGGAATCTTCTTTGCCTACGGAGCAAGAATCCACAGAGAGTGAGAAG TCTGAGGAAGCCGTCAAAGAGGCAGACGAGGCCGAGGAGGAGCCAGGATCATGGGAAGAAACATTCAAGACCCACACCGATAGCAAGACCAATG GTCCAACGTCTGTGGGGCTAGACTTCTCACTCCCGGGTGTAGAGAATGTGTACGGCATCCCTGAACATGCAGAGAACCTCCGGCTACGGACAACTGA GGGAGGAGACCCATACCGCCTCTATAACTTGGATGTCTTCCAGTATGAGCTTTATAATCCCATGGCCCTGTACGGCGCAGTTCCTGTCCTCCTGGCTCATAATACCCAGCGCACCCTGGGGATCTTTTGGCTGAATGCAGCGGAGACCTGGGTGGATATCACTTCCAACACAGCTGGCAAG ACGCTGTTTGGgaagatgctggactacatgcAAGGCGGAGGCGAGACCCCTCAGACGGACGTCCGCTGGATGTCGGAGAGCGGTATCATCGACGTGTTCCTCTTGCTGGGGCCGTCCCCCAAGGACATTTTTAGGCAGTATGGGTCCCTCACGG GCACCCAGGCCCTCCCTCCGCTCTTCGCCCTGGCCTATCACCAGAGCCGCTGGAACTATAACGACGAGGACGACGTGAGCGACGTGGACAACGGCTTCGATGAGCACGACATCCCTTACGATGTCATCTGGCTGGACATCGAACACACCGACGGCAAGCGCTACTTCACGTGGGATCCCAACAAGTTTTCCCAGCCTCGGGAAATGCTGCAGCGGCTCATAGACAAGAGGCGCAAG TTGGTGAGCATCGTGGACCCTCACATCAAGGTGGACAGCAGCTACCGAATCTACAACGAGATCCGCTCCCGCGACCTTTACACCAAAACCAAGGACGGCAGCAACTACGAAGGCTGGTGCTGGCCAG gctCGGCAGGGTACCCTGACTTCACCAACCCCGAGATGCGGGCCTGTTGGTCCAGCTTCTTTGCCTATGACCAGTACGAG ggctccctggagaaccTCTACACCTGGAATGACATGAACGAGCCCTCCATCTTCAACGGGCCGGAGATGACCATGCACAAGGATGCCGTGCACAAAGGGGGCTGGGAGCACCGGGACGTCCACAACCTTTATGGGTTCTATGTG CACATGGCAACAGCACTCGGGCAGGTGGAGCGATCTGGCGGCGTGGAGAGGCCTTTCGTGCTGTCTCGAGCTTTCTTTGCTGGCTCACAGCGTTACG gCGCCGTGTGGACAGGGGACAATGCAGCCGAGTGGGACCACCTGAAGATCTCCATCCCCATGTGTCTAAGCCTCGGCCTTGTGGGAATCTCTTTCTGTGGAG CCGATGTGGGTGGCTTCTTCAAAAGCCCAGAGCCCGAGCTGCTGGTGCGCTGGTACCAAGCGGGAGCTTATCAGCCTTTCTTCCGGGCACATGCCCATGTGGACACCATCCGCCGGGAGCCCTGGCTGTTTGGCGAGGAGAACAAAGCCCTGATCCGCGATGCCATCCGTGAACGCTATGCCCTGCTGCCCTTCTGGTACACGGCCTTCTACCACAGCTACCGGACAGGACAGGCCGTCATGAG ACCCCTCTGGGTGGAATACCCCCAGGATGTTACCACGTTCAGCATTGATGACCAGTATCTTATTG GTGATGCCTTGTTGGTTCACCCAGTAACGGCCCAAGGGGCCCGAGGCGTGCAGGTCTACTTGCCTGGCAAAGGAGAG GTCTGGTATGATGTCCGCACTCACCAGAAGCTCCATGCTCCTCAGACCCTCTACTTAACAGTCACCATGAGCAGC ATCCCTGTGTACCAACGTGGTGGCAGCATCGTGGCCCGGAAGGAGCGGGTACGGCGGTCTTCGGATTGCATGCAGAACGACCCTTACACCCTCTATGTGGCCTTGGGCCCCCAG GGCACAGCAAAAGGGGACATCTTTGTTGACGATGGGCACACGTATAATTTTGAGACGAAGGGGCAGTACCTGCATCGTCGCTTCAGTTTCTCTGGCAACACCTTGACAGCCAG ctCTGCAGACCCTAAGGGCAGCTATGAAACTTCCGCCTGGATCGAGAAGGTGGTGATCCTGGGAGCTGGGAAACCAGCAGCCGTGTTCCTCAAACAAACTG GGGTAGCCGAGACCCGCCTGGACTTCTCGCATGAGGCTGAAACATCCGTCTTAACCCTTCGCAAGCCTGCAGTCAACATCGGGGCAGACTGGAGCATTGCTTTGCGATAA